The nucleotide window TGCCTTTATTTTGCCATGTTTAAAGGAAAGTTTCCCTAGATACAGAATTCCTGATTGACAGGTTgcttgtttttagtatttttgaatttgtcattcactttttctttcttgctgctttcaagatttttctttttgtcttcagttttcaaCAACTTAATTTTGACGTGACTAGTTGTCTAGGTATTCTACCTGTGGTTTATGGAATTACTTGGATATGTAAATTAATGTTTCTCATCAAATTAGAtgattttaaaggcatttttctaatttttttttgcctctttctcttccctcttcctactACTACAATCCCGCCTATACTGGAATGCCTAATATTACATCATAGATTtctgaagttttgtttgtttgtttttatatatttttttctttttgttcgtAGAATTAGTTAATTTTTAGTGATATCTTCAAGTTTATGGATTCGGATTTTGCTTTCTGCTTCTCAAATCTAATGACCCAGCTGGTGGAAATTTAATTTCAGctttagaattttcatttggttcttttatgttttaaccTACACAGAGTAAATGTTAGGCATAGAGTAATTTAACTACACAGTCATGATATAAAAAAGTTCTAATACTCAAAAtttcctctttctgcctttttataGTCAAACTAAtatctttatatactttttttctcttttaaaattgcaTATTCACCCATTCCCTAGCCTTTTttcccttaacttttttttttaagtttattgatttattttgagaaggaaaaagagtgcACAtaagtgggagaagagcagaaagtgagagaatcccaagcatactccacactgtcagcacggagcccagtgccgGGCTTggtttcacaaaccgtgagatcatgacctgagccaaaatcaagagttggatacttaaccgactgagccacctaggcgcctctcCCTTAACGTGTTTAATGTGTTTATAATAGCTTCTTTGGGATCTTTGTTTATGAAATACAATACCTATAGAAAGTCACTTTCTATTGACTGATTTTGTTCCTTAGTTTAGGTcacagttttctgtttctttatatgtCTAGCAATTTTTAGTTGAACATTCTGTATTGTCGTTAATATGTTGTAGTCTGGATTCTTCTGGTCCTTCTaagggtttctgttttgttttagaggCATTTAACTTGCTTGGTCTTAAACTGTGACATCGGTCTCTCCCATAGACTGTCAATGCTGATGTCTTTGCTTAGTTTTTGTTTAAGCCTGGCTCTCTAAGAGACTCCCCTTCATCTGCATAAAGTAGAAGTGAGCTTGTGTTATGGACAGAGGTTGTATTAGACATCAAAAGCCATCACTCTTGGCTGCCTGAGTTGTGGATGTGTCAGACCACTTTAAAAGTATAGCAAATTTGCAAGTCTCCAAATTTTCAACCACCGCTGGGCTCTCTAGGGTCTCTTTGCGCACATATTTTAGTGCTTGGGTGGGGGTACAGAGAAAGTTTATTATCTCAACCTTTCTCTGACTCTTACTTCCAAATTCCCCTGTTAAATTTCTAGCTGCTCTACTAACAGCATTAAGGCGTATATCATGGGGctttttgttatcttttaatGCCCCATAAACTAGGGATGGGGGAGAtgggaaaatctgagaaaaaattCCACAAGCTCCCCATTCTTATCTAAGAAAGAAGTTTTTGGTGAATAAGCACTTTTCAGCTTATGACCTGCCTTTGGTAGTTTTTCTGTACCATGaattggttgtttttttaaaaatcattttatttgtttttgtacttgTTTTTTGGGAAGAATTCCTCAACTACCTCATGCCACCACTATTGGAAGTCAAGTCCATCTTTAATTTCTCATGTGATAAACTTACATGTTTTAAATGGCCTGTTGCCTTCCCAGCTCTCTGTCTCTTGGACTGTCCTgtatcattcatttgtttttacccCTTTTGTCCTCTACTAAATCTTTATatctatttgattttatttctttattctttcagagAGGGAGACTAGACTTGACAACCCTCAATTGGATATACGTGGAGATGTTTCCTTCCATAAGGAGGTATTGGAAAGTGTAACAAGGGATCCTTCACTATACTCCATTTTTAAGGTCTGGCAGGGTGATGACCAGATGGAGAGACATCAGGAAAATAAAGACAGACTTCTCAGGCAATTCatggtcatcaaaaacaaaacagttgttGAAGAATCAGGTTATACATATAAGtcatcaagaaaaatatttcatgactgCATAGACCTAGATGCTTCAGGACAAAGATTGTATAAATGTGACTCATTTGAAAAGAGCTTGATACCTAATATAAACTTATTCAGTTGTAATAGGGGTTATGCAAGAAAAAACACTGTTGAGAATTTTAGATGTAGGAGTACAcctatttcttcctattctaAGCATGAAAAAATTCATAATGGAGTGAAACACTGTGAAGATAGTCAATGTGGAAAGATTATCAGCAATAAACAGTCtctttttcaatatgtgaatgTTGAAACTGGAGAGAAGACCTGTATATGCATTGAATGTGgaaaatcttttctaaaaaagTCACAACTCATTATacatcaaagaattcatactggagagaaaccgtATGATTGTGGTgcatgtgggaaagccttcagtgaAAAGTCACATCTCATTGTACATCAGAGAACTCATACTGGGGAAAAACCTTACGAGTGTTCTGAATGTGGAAAAGCTTTCTCTCAGAAATCATCCCTCGTTATACATCAGAGAGTTCATTCTGGGGAAAAACCATATGAATGTAGTGACTGTGGGAAAGCCTTCTCCCAGAAATCACCTCTCATTATACATCAGAGAATACATACTGGTgaaaaaccttatgaatgtaatcAGTGTGGGAAGGCGTTCTCCCAGAAGTCACAGCTGATTATACATCATAGAgctcatactggagagaaaccatatgaatgtactgaatgtgggaaagccttctgTGAGAAGTCCCACCTCATTATACATAAAAGAAttcacactggggagaaaccctATAGATGCACTCAGTGTGAGGAAGCCTTCAGCAGAAAGTCAGAACTCATTATACATCAGATAATTCATACTGGggagaaaccttatgaatgtactGAATGTGGGAAGACCTTCTCCCGGAAGTCACAGCTCATCATACATCAGAGAACACATACTGGAGAAAAACCATATAAATGCAGTGAATGTGGAAAAGCTTTCTGTCAGCAGTCACATCTCATTggacatcagagaattcacacaggagaaaaACCTTATGTGTGCAGTGAATGCGGGAAAGCCTTCTCTCAGAAGTCTCACCTCCCAGGGCATCAGCGAATTCATACAGGAGAAAAACCTTACATATGTGCTGAATGTGGAAAGGCATTTTCCCAGAAGTCAGACCTTGTTGTACATCGGAGAATTCATACTGGGGAGAAACCCTATCAGTGTGCTatgtgtgggaaagccttcatcCAGAAGTCACAACTCACTGTacatcaaagaattcatacagTGGCAAAATTGTAAGAATGGACTAAGCACAGGAAAGTCTTCAGTATCTGCTTAAGCCTTAATAAATACCACAAACTTACAGATTTCATGAGTTTGGGGGTATCTTTACtggtaaaatttaagaaatgaaataaagtttctaatatgtttattttttaatcaaagataATACAAACATCTCAGTTATATAAATAATGGGTATTTTCACTACGGCACGTAAATAAGACTTTTGAGATTGTGAACTGAATTAATTACAAGTTATACAATCTATTTTGAAGTTACATATTTGTGATTATGTTACATAATAAGAATTGGACCAGTAGTAATATTATTAATGTTAGCTTAGCATAATTATGGCTGTGAAATAAATCCCCATAGAGCACATGAAGAAAACTTGAGTCAAAAGATGCCACAACCTAGAAACTGTGCTTGAGGGAAGGATTTGATTGTTCCTGTAAAggtacatgtaaaaaaatatatatattcttgtagATAGATGGAAAGATAGATTGATAAGGTCCAATAAATGTggtcttttggtttttttgttgtgttttgtttttcatttaaagaatatAAGTTGGTCTGTGTCAGTGGATAGTCCTAGGATCTTGGAATTGACACTTGTTGTTTCTCTTACTCCTCTCCACTAGGACTTTGGTGTGATGGAAAGACATAGATGGTCATAGGTTTTAATGCTTATTCCATTACCCACAGATTGTGTGACTTCAGGGAAACCTTTTTTCATCCATGGTATCTGTTCCCTCATCTATATATGAAATTCTGGCAGAGAACATGTTTTTAGCTCATATTTGTCCCCTTTatctttcctctctgttcttttgcAGGAGGTTGCTGATAACCATGTGTCCCCATTTAAACTTGATTTGCATTCCAGACACTGTGTGTCTGATTTCCCTGATTTCCTATTCTCTTCTTTGTCCGTTTCACTGCTCTTGTGTCTGGTGGCCTAACGCATACTGTTATGGAGACctcacttttacttatttttcaagcGCATATAAATTATGGTGTTTGTACATAAAGACCCTGTGTGATACCACCACAGATCCTGTTTTACCCTCTCCCTGAAGCACCAGTTCTTTTTCCTGAGAATTGAGTGGTCCTCAGAGAAAAACCGATAGGGAATGTGGAAGATGTGCCTGGCATAGCTTACATGGGTAAGTATGAATCTGAACATAAAAATCCCACCTGCTATctctaaaatgtttctttattctttgttgtggggccaGTTCTGCTCCCATAAGAATCTTTAGGAGAGCATCCTGGCGGGGACAAGTCCTGTGTGGCAGGGATGTTGTGACCTGTGTGGCTAAATACGATTTCTGCAATAAAATTCCTACTTGATTCCTCCCTGTGTCCTGCTTAGCTGACCTTTCTCTGCAGGGCCCCAGTGTTTACTCTGAGAAGTAAGGCTTTGCATGGGAACCTCTGCAGAGAACATGGCATACCCCAAAAAGATGTGCAAACGTGTGAGAAAATTCTTTGTGTCATTGTGAACATGTGTTTGATGCTGCAGATAATTGGCCATTTGGATCTGGGAAATA belongs to Acinonyx jubatus isolate Ajub_Pintada_27869175 chromosome A1, VMU_Ajub_asm_v1.0, whole genome shotgun sequence and includes:
- the LOC128310958 gene encoding zinc finger protein 300-like isoform X2, with protein sequence MVNGPWRLSLSLSPDFSDLCSFGREAENDQVSPFTKEEWQQLDPAQRTLYRDVMLENFSHVISLGHPVSKPDVISKLEQGEEPWIIKRDVSDWIYPERETRLDNPQLDIRGDVSFHKEVLESVTRDPSLYSIFKVWQGDDQMERHQENKDRLLRQFMVIKNKTVVEESGYTYKSSRKIFHDCIDLDASGQRLYKCDSFEKSLIPNINLFSCNRGYARKNTVENFRCRSTPISSYSKHEKIHNGVKHCEDSQCGKIISNKQSLFQYVNVETGEKTCICIECGKSFLKKSQLIIHQRIHTGEKPYDCGACGKAFSEKSHLIVHQRTHTGEKPYECSECGKAFSQKSSLVIHQRVHSGEKPYECSDCGKAFSQKSPLIIHQRIHTGEKPYECNQCGKAFSQKSQLIIHHRAHTGEKPYECTECGKAFCEKSHLIIHKRIHTGEKPYRCTQCEEAFSRKSELIIHQIIHTGEKPYECTECGKTFSRKSQLIIHQRTHTGEKPYKCSECGKAFCQQSHLIGHQRIHTGEKPYVCSECGKAFSQKSHLPGHQRIHTGEKPYICAECGKAFSQKSDLVVHRRIHTGEKPYQCAMCGKAFIQKSQLTVHQRIHTVAKL
- the LOC128310958 gene encoding zinc finger protein 300-like isoform X1, producing MAPGDLVCLSVLIFQTSALLEEKQKMTKSHGPLSFEDVAVAFTKEEWQQLDPAQRTLYRDVMLENFSHVISLGHPVSKPDVISKLEQGEEPWIIKRDVSDWIYPERETRLDNPQLDIRGDVSFHKEVLESVTRDPSLYSIFKVWQGDDQMERHQENKDRLLRQFMVIKNKTVVEESGYTYKSSRKIFHDCIDLDASGQRLYKCDSFEKSLIPNINLFSCNRGYARKNTVENFRCRSTPISSYSKHEKIHNGVKHCEDSQCGKIISNKQSLFQYVNVETGEKTCICIECGKSFLKKSQLIIHQRIHTGEKPYDCGACGKAFSEKSHLIVHQRTHTGEKPYECSECGKAFSQKSSLVIHQRVHSGEKPYECSDCGKAFSQKSPLIIHQRIHTGEKPYECNQCGKAFSQKSQLIIHHRAHTGEKPYECTECGKAFCEKSHLIIHKRIHTGEKPYRCTQCEEAFSRKSELIIHQIIHTGEKPYECTECGKTFSRKSQLIIHQRTHTGEKPYKCSECGKAFCQQSHLIGHQRIHTGEKPYVCSECGKAFSQKSHLPGHQRIHTGEKPYICAECGKAFSQKSDLVVHRRIHTGEKPYQCAMCGKAFIQKSQLTVHQRIHTVAKL
- the LOC128310958 gene encoding zinc finger protein 300-like isoform X3 is translated as MLENFSHVISLGHPVSKPDVISKLEQGEEPWIIKRDVSDWIYPERETRLDNPQLDIRGDVSFHKEVLESVTRDPSLYSIFKVWQGDDQMERHQENKDRLLRQFMVIKNKTVVEESGYTYKSSRKIFHDCIDLDASGQRLYKCDSFEKSLIPNINLFSCNRGYARKNTVENFRCRSTPISSYSKHEKIHNGVKHCEDSQCGKIISNKQSLFQYVNVETGEKTCICIECGKSFLKKSQLIIHQRIHTGEKPYDCGACGKAFSEKSHLIVHQRTHTGEKPYECSECGKAFSQKSSLVIHQRVHSGEKPYECSDCGKAFSQKSPLIIHQRIHTGEKPYECNQCGKAFSQKSQLIIHHRAHTGEKPYECTECGKAFCEKSHLIIHKRIHTGEKPYRCTQCEEAFSRKSELIIHQIIHTGEKPYECTECGKTFSRKSQLIIHQRTHTGEKPYKCSECGKAFCQQSHLIGHQRIHTGEKPYVCSECGKAFSQKSHLPGHQRIHTGEKPYICAECGKAFSQKSDLVVHRRIHTGEKPYQCAMCGKAFIQKSQLTVHQRIHTVAKL